The DNA region CCTGGTTAATTTGTGGTAACtcaatttgattatttttattgtacacTGGATCTTGAATGACCATGCAAGTTGATCTAGAAGAAATAAGAAAACACGATGAGAAAGTCCTACCTGATACTCGaatgaggtttttctttgatgGAATGAACAGGCGGTAATTGTAAATGCCGTTGAATTCGATCTTCAACGTTTCGACATCCTTGACACCGGCACATATTCGAACATCTGACTTTTGCCTGTTATCATAAACGAATAAATGGTGACAGAAAAACCTCATAACAGTCGCAATAATTTTTCAAACATTGAGACTTCTTGCACGTACATCCTTTAGAATAGCTACGTTCTTCATCAGCTAATGTAAGTCATCTAATGAAGCAACCATACCGGTCTTTGAGTGAAATGCAGACGGATTTCTCCCCAAAGTACGTTTGAAGGCTTTTTTACGGTCTTCTTCGTGTGATTGGTTGTTCATACAGTTTATACAGTTACAGTTATCACAATAGCTTCCTCGAGCAAAACATTCACAGTAAAGTTTAAGACAGTGAGACCTAACACAGTTACACGGTTTGAGATTAGATGAAGGGAATGTaggaaatgaaaatatttcgtTTTTAGTTTCTATTTCAGTAACGCCTGTTTGAGTAGAACAAATAAAGCCGTTTAACTTATTTTTTAAGAAGCCCTACGTAAGAACGAGTTATACATGTTATGTGATATTACTTTTTCAGACTGTATGTCACCAAATGCTTCACAAAAGATAAGCTTGTCATCTAGAGGCATTTTTTGTCCCATGGACATTGAAATGTTATGGATGTGCGAAATCAAAGATAGACAAGGAAAGGAGCGCCTAGaacaatcaataaaacaaaatccgtaaacagtttcagtttgggaaggacaagaggcttgatggcctatgttagtacTGGCAATGATGGTCTCTCAGGTGGTCCAACTTTCTTTTAAAatagtcgacggatggagctcCAATCACGCGCTGAGGTAATGAAGTCCACGCgctgatgattcgatgggaaagtcgatagtcagctgacaaacAATTTGTTTTGGGCTTGTGAACtgttttggagtgtcctcgtaaattctctgttttggaagacaagaaaaatgagggcgtatcaggtgcaaatttatcactaagcaattcgaaaactgtaatcaagtcgcctctagttctgcgatatgacaacgggtaaaggttcagcttggccagtcgagcatcatacggaagcctcgctattccgggaatcagcttagttgctgttctctgaaccttttccagaagctcactgtctttttttaagcaggggatAGCGCTTGTATGCAGTTCTCAAGTTTAAGACGTACGAACACtgaatacaaagtcaaaaaagttctagcgtcgacatgactaaaagccctacgtattgaccataaggtttgAAAACATTTGGCGGCtgttgcacggcagtgtgcagtagtctttaggtcttggctaacgatgactcctaagtcattatatgtctggacgacaggtagctcagtgttattcatcgtgtatgtatctgtaccttgatgaccgatatacATCACAACACACGTGGGAGTGTTtgtcggcaactgccaggtttgagaccattcagataacttcttcaggtcattttggagttctaagctatcacccgtacatcgtatcgttctccatatcttgacatcgtcagcatatagtaagaccgatgatgataggagacgaggaaggtcatttacatacaagaggaatagcactggccccaaagaTGTACCCTGGGGCACCTCACtgagcacagtttcccagctagataactttgagttcactcgtactctttgttggcgcccaactaagaagtcttttatccacatcaatagattACCTCCAattccgacatttcttaacttatataacagccggttgtgcggaactttgtcaaaagctttgctgaaatcaatgaaggctgcGTCTTCAGGtgacttttggtccttaagagcgcgcCAGCTTTCGCGAGCCACTAATAAATTAGTGAGACGagagtaacctattctgaaacgaAAGTATCAATAACCGTTGTCTCGAAAACGAGCTCATGTAAACATATGCGTGGTGATTGCAACAGTAATGCAATACAATGTTGTGAAAAACCAACAAATAACTTTTGAAATGATGGATAATATGTTCATGGTGTTCGTAACATAGAAAACTACAAAACAATGAACTCGCCACTTTATCTCCATGATGGAAATCAATTAATTACTCAACCCAGGTCACATGAGTTGACGTTCGCGACATGAATGCAACAAAGAGAATCAACTTCCGCTCGATTCAATAATAGCAGCTGAAATTAAATCTGAAACCAAACCGAGAAAAGAGAGGACAAAAAGTGTCATCTTAAACGGCTTAAAGTGATGACGGAAGTAACACACAACCCTCCACTAGGGTATGGATCTAGTTGGTTGTCAAAATATAACGGCGGGAAAATGTGGTATACAGCCAGTTGATAAATGTGCTTGACATAATAAAAACCACCTCTATTTCTGTGTGTTTCATGTAGTCTCTATATTCGTCAAAACTGCTAAAAGTGAATGCCATGGTTAATGTAATTATAGAAGATTTAGTTTTCGTGGCAGAAAGTTTTGTTAAAGCGTTTTCCATATTGGATTACCACCTTAAATATGATAATGACATGGATTGAAGAGGGATCGTCTCTTTATCATTATCAACTACAATCTAGTTTTGTCCATAGGTTTGTTGTTTTTAGAGTCTCAAGTTAGATTATGTAGTAGTTACACGGAGTTGAAATTAATATTCGAAGTTGCAACTTCAAGAACTGTCAAAACCACACTCCAATAGTCACATACGGAAAGGTATCAGAGTCAAATGGTAACCTGTGAGCGTAATCTAAATTATTACACATGAAATTCTCTCAGAATCACTAATGCTCTTGAATAGTGCTTATTTCAACAAACTGTTTTGGTAATAGGTGGATTTATGATGTATTTCGACATTTATCTTTACTACTAGAATAATAGACCCAACTCCGAAATTGCTATGATCTGACTATCTAACCATAGGATCTTACGTGGAAATCGGACCATAGCCTATACTGACTCGTCCCTCCGTGACAATCAGTAACAGGACGTCTAGCACGTCTGAAGAACGTATTTGAGAATACGCTTTGGTTTCTAGTGACTAACTTTAATCACAAGAACACGATTTGTTtagtgaaaacaattattactataaccaattgtaccagtgactgttttaatgtgctttttgtttaactgtgctaagaAAACATCCATTGTACTCACttcgattgtgacctcgcgcgaatccggttacgctcagtaaccaagcttgtatcctggcccgatctcggtattctttcggtaccacgagatcgccagcaaatatatctcgacttggtccattaactgccttctgatatttggcttccgggggattttcGGGATATCCTGACACATGTTcttttgtagtggtgttcatagtcaaccgggactcgacaccacgccaCAAATTAACTAATATCATCTCCGCATGCCCTCTGTGAACAGGTTTATGTACCATATCTTAAATTGCTAGATAGTTAAAAGTTAAATTAAGTCCCCATCTAATCTTAAACAACTAGATTCAAATTGTACGCAACATCCTTAACTAAATGTAACATGTGATATTTTTGGACAAGATAATTGTAACGTGGCTTAGAACTGCAAAATTATGCATACATACCGTGAATGTTACGACATAACATCCAAATTGCGCTAAAAATCTTCCATATGCTTTTTCCATCACTGGACTGTTGAAATGATTCGAATGATATATTATATATGGTTCACCAATGTAAATAGTTTGTGTCGATGATTAGGGTGTGATAAGTAGGAGTACTTGAATTATTGTAAGAACCAGGAATCCCTAAAATAGTGCAATTGCGACCAAAAAGAACAAggtgagcacaaacgaacgtactgtatttggaattcaaaatcaagcacAAATCGAGTACAAAAGAGTCATTAGTTCATGTAAACACCACACAAGGTCTATTCGGATTGCATGGGAATGGCTTTGCCTCTTAGCTTATATCGACGTCATTCTGTGTGATTATTGCCTAACGTGGATTACCTTCGCAGTATCCCAGTCTTGCGACAACCCAAATGACCGCACATAACAAACATGGTTTTGTTGGAGAAGTGAATTAGTTAGAACAGACTGTCGGTACATAGCGTGATTACACTTTTATGAGCCATTTCATGACACGCAACTGATTATTCATCCTAGAGTTCATGATGTCTGGTAGATTTTTTAACTGTCTGTCATAGAACAGGGATTCagcattggattcccaaccttaTTAAGAGAGTGGGCCAGAAATTATATAGGATGATCATAAAAAAGAAGAGTCTATGACAAACTATTTCGAGGCATTTTCGCCGCAGCAGCCTCTTGTAAACGAAGAACTAGATCCTAATACAAAGTCAACAAACCGTCTGTGGACTTTGATCAAGACGATATACTTAAGGCTCTTAGGACCTTAGACGCGAAAAAGTCAACAGGATAGATGAACTTCACCCCAAAATCGTGAGACGAAATTCACAATATATTGCATCCCCACCAACTGTGATATttaatgtcacttgaccaaagTGTGTTACCTACGGACTGGAAGGATGCAATCGTCACTCCACtacataaaacaggaccaagacaaCTTTCATTAAACTACAGATCTTTCAGCCTCACCATCGTCATAATTAGAACGCTGGAATAGTCAAAAAGCCATAATGACATTCGTGGGAATCACCAAATTGTGAAACAGTAAACAACATGCTTTCAGAAAAGGTTTGTCTTGCAGAGCAAACCTCATTACAGTAAGGGAGCAATGGATATAGTCTCTGAACAATGGGCGATCAGTGGATCACGGCCTACTGCCGAGAGGTTGAGACCAAGGGGTTTAGAACCCTATTGGCTCTAAGACGCACACCCATCAAACTAGATACTAcaatgttcactacagtatacaaaatcttagtgagaactaagatTGAAAACTGCGTACAATCTGCAAGCCCATGTTTTAAATGTGACTCAGATAtcctagaaaaagtacagagggcagctactcATGCACCTCTAAAACTCTGTGGTTTACGATGCAAAGAACGACCTGAAAACCTAGACATATTTACTCTGTTCTATCACAAATTAAGAGGTAatctgattttgatgtatagaatactgaagatgccacagataTTTGGAGcgtgacaacgctttaaccagtaatacCTCCCATTATGAATCGTTCCCACTTAGTGAAATCAAGAGTCAGaaacgaggaggttcgaagatatattttataggctatcaatatattgagAATCGACTGGGCTAAACTGGCTAACGATTGTATGTTAAGTTGAGCACGGCATCACCACTCGTGATCTACTACAGATGCATGACCAAGCGCCtttagctaggtgagtccattaaaactattatgtggtcagcatccaatgtcgaagacttacagagctatttattttagggatttatttactactACAGTgctaagaaatgattttggaacAAATATATCCTCTCTTTTCCCTTCCACTAGATCGAGGCATATCATGGGACATCACAGACGAATATAAAATGCAAGAGCGAACAAAATATCcatggcatacaggtttttaCAACGAGTCGTTAATTCTAGGAACCTGTTACTTGAAGCAGTGGTGTGTGCAGCTCattcacagaagcatactaaaAAAGAATatcataggccgtaggccttctgtccttactacacaaataaAAAATCTGAATCTGACTTCTGAGCAAAAAAACTGAGCATCGACAAAGGCGGTCCGATCAAAATGCCTGTTTCAAGGCGTGACAAGAAAGGTAAGCTCAGGACGTTCTCTGTATCCAGTCCTTTTCAGTCGAACTTACTCAGGTTCTAAAACATGCTCCTAAGAAAAAAGAGCACATTGCAAAGGTAGTAAATCGGTGGTAATCTTATGCAGCTTTAAGGTTCGTCAATATCTGGATGAATATGGAAGAGTATATGTAGTGACTCTGCAAAATCCTCGCACCCAAAAAGTTTCCGAAATGCGAAAAAGCATGGTGAAAATCAAGTTATTCCTGATTTATATGATACACTGTTTAGGCTTCTATTTGGTGTCAACAAGGTGACGACTTTGGCGTTGGGTAAAACTCATGAAGATAGTTATCGACCAAAATTGCACCTTTTATCCAAATATCTTAAGGGACAGTGTGCCCTCCTATTTTCACGATCATCGCCTTCGGAATTACGCGAGCAGCTTGATGCGTTCCGGTCGTCAGAATACAGTAGACCAGGTGTACTTGCTGAGCAGACTGTGAgttttaatatttctttactGACCTAGTTCGTAATGCCATATATCATGTGACCCTGCAATTAAAAAACCTAATTAGATGTAACCCACAGTTGTGGTTCAAGACTTAATCGGTAATGTTAATCTCCATTTTATTCCACTGAAGTATTTGTCcattaaaatgaagaaatctGTTCTAAGAAGTGTTGACCCATAAAAATTTCTACAGAGAAATTCGGGTCGTCATTTCCATTATTCCACTGTTATGTTTTGCGTTCTCTAAAGTTATTGCATCGAGTCGTTCAAGAATGTCACTTTGAATGAGTGAGTGTTATCTAAGTGCTCCACAGTAAGCGGTGTCATTTCGAGCAGACTATCCCGTATATACATCATCGGTGGCATTTGCTTGACTGGCAGACCCTTAAAGGTGATCTGTTCCAGGTGGTCTAACTAACACATTTTCTAAACTTTCGAATCCTAACAAACTTCATAACTCGGTTGAAAAAACAAAGTGGTTACTTTCTGGGCtgaaataatttgatttaaGCGATCGGGTGCCGTCATAACTATGATCTTACTTGTTACTAGGGTGACTCCAAACCGCTCATTTATGTTTTCAATAGATCGTACACGAAACCGTGCTTTCAACTGTCTTCTGAATCTTCAGTTTCATAAGACGATGGATATCAAAGATGGCAATCATGTGTAAACTCATGTGACGAAAAAAACTACTGTCAGCCCCTTCGGGCTCCATGCCTATCTGAACACTACCAAATCTCATTTAAGAATAACAGTGTAATGGTAGTTAGAAATTCAAAGAGGTAATTTGTCAAAAACGATAACTTACATGATCTAAAGAAGTTAGTTTTCGGCCCGAAATACTATTCTCTTGGATTAAGATGGCGAGAAACTTATTTTATAACTTGTGTAGGTCAGTCGCACTCATCTTTTTcgtatttatttaatagttgattacATATAAGTGAAATATCTCGCATATTCCTTTTCGTTGTTTCGTGAGAATAGCATATTCACTTAAATTTCCGTCTGCTTCCCATGATTTCAGTAGGATTAACTTTCTCACGAAGCTGAACATGTAATATTATTGTAAGAGTACCTTCATTCACCTGGTCATCTATTCTAGAGGCCTATGCTTGTGCAATTCTGTAGTCCTTATCCAGGTTCCTAAACACGTCGTGACAGACCATATATTACAATTTTCTACCCTGTCTCATATCAAGCCTACCAACCCCAGTTTTTCCACCCAGTTCCAACGTCTGCAAATAATGCACGAAGTGGAATCCACTGAGATGACATTCGTAACATATGTTCGAGTCACTGAAGCTAGTGTTTCAAGACGATGATACCAACTGGGTTTTCTTCACCGTTCCTAAGCACTCATTGCCAAACCTCAGAATTACTTGTATGTTGCTACCAACGTAAGTCAACAATTCCTCCGTAATAAAGATGAATAAACAAAGAAAGTCATCGATCTTCGACTCGGAGGCCAAGTTTCATAACTATAGAGCAATGCTCCTCTCACCGATGTGTTTCCAACCAGAATTCTTAATGCCTGGCCAGCATTAAAACCACCATGGATGACCCAGATCCCCATATTTCTCTTTGGTTTTCGTTATACATGAGTTGGTTTTATGTCACTCCACCACTAGCACTCACAACACCACTACTGAGTCATATTACCCGTCTATAATTAGCGCGGACCCCAGATAAGTGATCTGTGCTCATTAATATGGTTCAGTCCACTTGCCAGTGACTCCGTAGACTGGTGTCTTGTTTTGGTTTGTCTGACCCTAGTTTCTTTCCAATCTGCTCATACACCAGTAAATATTATGTGTCAGGTGGTGATTATACGTAAGTAAAACATGTCCCAACCACTTCAGTTGATGAATATTCACTATTTCACCAACCAA from Schistosoma haematobium chromosome ZW, whole genome shotgun sequence includes:
- the MRTO4_1 gene encoding mRNA turnover 4, variant 3 (EggNog:ENOG410VAY3~COG:A~BUSCO:EOG091G0MDD) produces the protein MPVSRRDKKVELTQVLKHAPKKKEHIAKVRQYLDEYGRVYVVTLQNPRTQKVSEMRKSMVKIKLLFGVNKVTTLALGKTHEDSYRPKLHLLSKYLKGQCALLFSRSSPSELREQLDAFRSSEYSRPGVLAEQTVWIASGPLPKFPHSIEPVLRQLGMPVKLVKGVVHLEREYLVCRRGDVLSPEQCRILKLFQIEISEFRVGLLAVWTDGEGVEELTEKDSCMMRTSLHPEVLVVCKQLDDGLYYFIPQPYENKGESPVNEAMEED